aaataaaatttcataaattatttaaatgtttgacaaaaacaTAATCTATcaaatctaattaaaaaatgacttgcaatgtgaattcaatattactaaaataaatgaaactgaaaatataaaataagttataaattcaaaataaaaatttaaaataagactCTTATcgcaaatttcaacatagcatacataaatatgatttatttttcaaaaaacgtAAGTCTGTAATGTTACgtaaaaataaattctattttaatttaaaaattgtagtactaataaaattatgataaTGAGAAAATACGAATGacataaagaaatataaaatatgaaaaaattgcaTAGAATCACGTGAAGTAAGGTATagaatgagaagaaaatgaaatataataatataaaataaaaaataaagttttagaaatttttagaataataaaaataaaaaagtactacaaataatagaaataaaaaatttaaaccaaaaaataaaataagaaataaaaagatgaaattaaaaGTAATCAGCTgataattacaccatgtaataaATAACAATTCACAACCTCTTCCTCTGAATTGGAGAGTGTAATTACCCCCAGCTAATTACATCAATTACCTGCTGATCAAGTAATTACATGTCAAATCAAACAGGACAGATAGTGTAGTTATacccaattacaccaaatccaattatCAGGGTGGTTTTCCAAACAGGCCCTTAAGATATTGATAAATGTTTGTTTAGATTTATTtagtataattaattaaaagtaaaaaaaattatcagagAAATACTCATCAATCAAAGTTTTTGTGTTTAGCATATAAATTTTCATTATGATTTAAAAAGAAGGTGAATATGTATGATTCCTCATAGGTTCTTTTGGAATGTTATGTCGTAAAACAGAAGTTTAGGTAGCagaatcattttaaaaataggtTAAGGTGTGTATCACTAGAATGATAATACATTGTAGCTGCAAAATGTTAGTAACTCGTAAATATGGGGTGGATAATATTTTCTACTAGATAGCCATCAACATTTAATTAAAATCTATATAAAGACTACAAGGTCCTAAATACTTTCTCACCACTTTCTTGTAATAACTTATTCCCATTCTTGAGAAGTAAAAAATATGGGCATGAAAGGTAAGTTGATAGCTTCAATGGAGGTGAAATGTGGAGGACATTtgctttttgatatttttcatacCAATAATCACCATGTACCCAATATAAGTCCTAGAAATATCAACCATTTTGAGATTCATGAAGGTGAAATTATAAAGGCTGGTTCAATTGTTAGCTGGAAATATAATGAaggtaatatatattttctataatcTCTCTTTCTATTAGTCTTATGATTTAGTTGCATCAATTATTGATATTTAGAACTATTTAATATTAACTAATATGAAAGTtaacttttcataaaatgatGTTTTTGAAAAGGACTACGACATCTTTCGATTGTGGGTGGacgaaattttttatttaaattattttaacttttgcatttatttttttggcttcAACATGACATTACTTAATAATCTTTACTCATAATGaattttagtaaattaaaatatgtataacagtaaaaatttttattaatatttaatagaaTATGCTTTTGGTAATTCTCCATAACTTTAGCTTATTCTTTCTttaagattttgaaagaaaactcCACTCAAGAAATCTAGACAATTCAAAGTTCATAAGATAGAAAATACAAAATTCATAAGTATAAGATAGTTTTCCATGAAAATTTAATtcggaattttttttttatacaaagacaatattttgaaaatgtttaaaTCTTTCATGAGAAACtgaaaactttaattttttataacacCTCTTGTATTTGTTTAATGATTATAGGTGGACAACAAATGTACATGAAATACTTAGTTGAAGCCGCAGATCCTGAGAACAAATCAATTACATGGAAACTGATTGAAGGAGATTTATTAGAGTTGTATAATTACTTTAATGTTGCAACATCTTGTGATCATCAATGGACTACTTGGACATATGAATacgaaaaaaaaagtgaagataCCCCAGAGCCCCTCATTCACTTAAGTTTTATCCTTGACCTAATAAAGGATATAGAGGGTCACCTTCTCAAGAAttaatatatatgtgtgtgtgtgtgatgaATAATTTACTACTTCTAGCTAGGTAGCGTGTATTATAAATAATCTCGAATACAATATATGTGTGGTTGTGTGATGAAAAATTGGCTAGATCTAGCTAGCATGTAGAATAAATAATGTTGAATAAAATATGTATGCGTTTGTGTGACGAGTAATTGGCTAGTTCTAGCTAGCATGTggaataaataatattattttttgtgaacATATTGTATATGTCAATATCCTCTATGGATGTATTTCTAATAGCAATTATATACAAGATACTATACATTTTGTTGTGATAACTCAAGCCCTCAGTTTATATCATAATTCTTCATATTATTTCATGAGACCGTGCATAAATAAACAATATGATTATGGACATGTTATCATGGTTTGAGTTGGGAACCGAGGAGCGCAAGTGAATTTCGGCATCATTTTGAAACTTGTAAAATTGCGAATTTTTTCTAGTGCAAACGTTCATCATTGTAATTGTAGTCTATGTAGTCTGATTACAATGAAGTAAGTTGTAGAACCTGAGCTATTTATACATGCTTTAAAGTTGGAACGGTTATTTGTTGGGTGATACTATATACATGAAAAACATAACTGTAAAGTACTAAGAGCATATTTGGCATTGTTGCTAAAATCAACTTCTTTTTAGAagcatttttaaaatataacttttCAGAACACTGCTTTCTAAAAAACCAATTTGTGATTggttaattaatttagaaagtGTATTTGATAATCCAAATGTGTTTGAGTAATCTTTTTTAAATGGtacttttgaaaatcaaatcaTGAAAAGAGGAAAAGTGTCAATGCACTTttaatattactattatttataaagagaaattattttaaatatctattataattaaattacgATATACATATTAAATTTTTCAATCTATATTGCACAAagataaatacaattttttatatatataatattatatgatgatttatatataattaaaaatatcaatcaaaataaacttaaaactAT
This genomic stretch from Solanum stenotomum isolate F172 chromosome 10, ASM1918654v1, whole genome shotgun sequence harbors:
- the LOC125842797 gene encoding kirola-like; its protein translation is MGMKGKLIASMEVKCGGHLLFDIFHTNNHHVPNISPRNINHFEIHEGEIIKAGSIVSWKYNEGGQQMYMKYLVEAADPENKSITWKLIEGDLLELYNYFNVATSCDHQWTTWTYEYEKKSEDTPEPLIHLSFILDLIKDIEGHLLKN